Proteins encoded together in one Miscanthus floridulus cultivar M001 chromosome 16, ASM1932011v1, whole genome shotgun sequence window:
- the LOC136510752 gene encoding scarecrow-like protein 3, which translates to MEAGNTEAANSALVALSSVSSLDGDPIQRLTSAFTEALARRALAPLQGLSWSVQEQLRTPPPLAYAGVARQWFHSLSPLLRATSLAANHAIVKAVEGEQDVHVVDLGGANPRQWIELLRLLAARPGSAPSSLRLTIVSDHAFFLTCATELLTAEATRLHVPLALNPVQAHIDNFSATVIASLGVQRGPALVLSSTLQLHRLIADATIVRHADREHETMTRADALLHVLRDLSPKLLELTEQEADHNNDGEGRGGLWDRVNSAFDHYAVLFNDLEVSRVPRESLDRAVVERLHLREEIVDIVARDGAARRERHEKMLRWVPRMVAAGFQPAPVTMDGFKETMRLANRLSDGDRQKPLYRVTAVKGCFFVHSCWAPMFSVSLWQPAPGDDQ; encoded by the coding sequence ATGGAGGCAGGGAACACCGAGGCGGCGAACAGTGCTCTGGTAGCCCTGTCGTCCGTCTCATCCCTCGACGGCGACCCCATCCAGCGCCTGACGTCCGCCTTCACCGAGGCGCTGGCACGGCGCGCGCTAGCGCCGCTGCAAGGCCTGTCCTGGTCGGTCCAGGAGCAGCTCCGTACGCCTCCGCCGCTGGCGTACGCCGGCGTGGCGCGCCAGTGGTTCCACTCGCTGAGCCCGCTCCTCCGCGCCACCAGCTTGGCCGCCAACCACGCCATCGTCAAGGCGGTGGAGGGCGAGCAGGACGTGCACGTCGTCGACCTCGGCGGCGCCAACCCAAGGCAGTGGATCGAGCTGCTCCGCCTCCTGGCGGCGCGCCCCGGGAGCGCGCCATCGTCGCTGCGCCTGACCATCGTCAGCGACCACGCCTTCTTCCTGACCTGCGCCACCGAGCTGCTCACCGCGGAGGCCACGCGCCTGCACGTCCCCTTGGCGCTCAACCCGGTGCAAGCCCACATCGACAACTTCTCGGCTACCGTCATCGCGTCCCTCGGAGTGCAGCGCGGACCGGCCCTGGTGCTCTCGTCGACGCTGCAGCTCCACCGCCTGATCGCCGACGCGACCATCGTCAGGCACGCTGATCGGGAGCACGAGACGATGACTAGGGCGGACGCGCTCCTTCACGTGCTCCGCGACCTGTCCCCGAAGCTGCTGGAGCTGACGGAGCAGGAGGCCGACCACAACAACGACGGCGAGGGGCGGGGCGGGCTCTGGGACCGCGTCAACAGCGCCTTCGACCACTACGCGGTCCTGTTCAACGACCTGGAGGTGTCCCGCGTGCCGCGCGAGTCGCTGGACCGCGCGGTCGTGGAGCGGCTGCATCTCCGGGAGGAGATCGTGGACATCGTCGCCCGtgacggcgcggcgcggcgggagCGCCACGAGAAGATGCTGCGCTGGGTGCCACGGATGGTGGCGGCCGGGTTCCAGCCCGCGCCGGTGACCATGGACGGATTCAAGGAGACGATGAGGCTGGCAAACCGGCTGTCCGACGGCGACAGGCAAAAGCCGCTGTATCGGGTAACCGCTGTGAAGGGGTGCTTCTTCGTCCACTCGTGCTGGGCCCCTATGTTCTCAGTTTCGTTGTGGCAGCCGGCGCCGGGCGACGATCAGTGA